In Vespa crabro chromosome 7, iyVesCrab1.2, whole genome shotgun sequence, a single window of DNA contains:
- the LOC124425353 gene encoding vacuolar protein sorting-associated protein 13B, with protein MFKLESYITPIILSYVAKYVKNFKPEQSQLSLWGGDASFQNLDLRLEVLEEQLNLPFKFVSGHIHELMIHVPWVKINSEPIIVTINTIECILKLKDEKNPGTKINNSLQNKKEMFQEQAPPGYIKSIITKIVNNITIHCNNLILKYVEEDIVLSVNVRFLSVQTVDDKWNPAFTDVNTYEVMLRKIVTIQDLTLCLDKMDASGKIEVYQDPVLYRCSLAIRLIVNYHSNTAKRASITRLDLHCQKMEFSVTEQQIPMLLRLASLLVALQTKQFPNVKEKSTNSEDKEELGQDDISQIIGTITEAVSWGGWAWDIVSTVLPVDWISSGFIDWENDWSSQQQMAYSGHTIHLGIYIDDTILTFKVVESVKEQLFYKSRKLRYKSFLSLRLNGVLVDVLLQGIEKTSLQIGLANIRLYPRGNCSCGNLEVVDGAQPPLYVKAGKVNTDYLKDSLFDKNALENKGKKRDYKQGTIKYHLITASEEKLMERSPAFVMDYVHYVQLPDDITSEKLAEFGSNFEYSNFPEEKIIRYIIGDVTVRLCSGIFHRIDTIKQAASKYDYTPYIIPKPDPSAEELPPVTLEEFEALREHVSMIRTRLIIVNASLQFQLADHCVTGLPRQRKIVENRIVPLPPAFTNDPIVSIEFDKATAYMIEPLYPFRLTACASKQTGLLPVMFEQCHQNIRMQVDGIKSQLYLTTNYHISLMMPCSVKCSIKKLLYPQYWTHLDLICETYTFHTDSITVMGTKPKLMVATSIITSLFDSIETTNPLVCSSLLNDACQEKNPIYLEVLLENINYKRMSTFIMNVNELSVNSLKVFTLSGIQQAFILSGPESDTNSEMENKPLFMAVIQFPKKASVQTYPTLISVQVAPLRGSLDPLFLKWLEYKVTYYELAPLCIIRQDSQLSAEGTSSDTSTRKKTFPSLHESVHSSSDKDRKKSSRISEKPKTLQNEEIQKKNESKIDIEQKNLQKSGVLVKLAELYSWWSGLVLSGCVGHIVIYIPSTTMSGIGAHGIEQAKNRALEEDQHLQILSLKLPSVLIHSNNINSEQLSPYLKTFPVKLPVWMWTYHAQSFPWTLNLSDFHCYTLQGEMQKNFIKKMSLNATVALTTKTTTSQTNSNILTALSLFVHIDNSAIIISISEEQVVFMSSIIQKILNILLITSNPKESNSVVPHIINENAVVFPTIPQTPSTPTQIIYPEDTTTNSTISTSRDDIITEKDNVTLTAWIQWTITKVAIKLYVMGQEIKPSLKLVMEMEDIITSLDLQPVYLKLKSKITTVTIFHYTRAPYAQNWDVGEYVGIILCGREDNLEKGDDSGFLSFTLTRAQSGNVHTRWGTYKRYKNNKKDVITEALISTNAYISEIDIKIQMVDIILPLSILSKYVQLAKPLINIDKKDLKVAKNDQQEIITSILVKITNINNEFLPLIHLEFKGLRLMIPVSTPARYQLQHDLLILQLDGIRITPHAENPICRTPLRSDIYQHAAQANILNIPGSAVEDRQYEINVKGICVYSTTWKNYQMSINKRMSQSYLYTMNENPALEWNKLGNGNSLEPHFSTFPVLAKFDLCLIIAPTIKLKPDTIVCGSAVEINCMTDIEITVNLDQLKLISILSNECKTLLSGEAQEIEITDVSNDKSDKNSPILKQVAWIKDTSEEQEIDVTKDSGVDFEMSSINSTIVGKPPFSEVLMLPPCEFLINCGKITFILYETQRIHINSEYEVDINDADEEDNGNLKQPLLYLMINQPNLYLWQQNLSQKMQISCFDMTIALGAKDAQELSSIPTEKDFNIFMIQTKSGIPHPDTGIPPSFVIIKCEKFPGKNTHFFVDMGRPTKVHFSLSRLNLINDINSKISSCFIDENNRKSSRKDVDDRKAVHDKLSFKNKRIHLPDLNLSTKQIVLSLKTSSDSEIILSLATLNGNISTLLRPDRIFSNISVDSFIISAILNGSIKVLLKPWCYNVTICLLWESWQDVEAVPQIQIQADSDSIYLDIGPDQIQIIKTVIEDCQLLLNNFQTSNIKDNSNEMQVVLSTEQHYKDDLKAGAFQFIDGTGDELPFPYQVIFFTYPQQAMAWRYPQPRTLTKIHVSPVPFETSDNEGFYTDRVSCALQYWSDSHMAYQHYADFYLSETDTYRLDLPEKAPARVVACVWRVILIMPINNSVSKTLVSARALAACLRIDSYFNSSIIPNLQAALNIGIIHVSLYNHIESSTYDSLLHPLHNFTVKGTIPEMQCFMSIEHKGAILVFNRWMDGATLIDINGVISIHILDYGYLIMQEVLDPLDGKFQISLSDKTDIIVMCKPFSLKLSPTITHTLSVSSYLWSASLNTKDKGVIILTRYVIANDCNIPIRFGQSGTDDNVLLETRECNFYSWRHIGNNMIRISIEANAWMWSRPFSVNKDGIYLVEFTNALVDMTIFVNITSLSATQKLVTFSGQLIISNQLMDNFEMKLVKYEAETSTKVTVSKNAYMLFGKSQPSTIVIENNKKMAMRLRFTNIPNLSWTGDIPLQPNAKLSQPWLVKVPLQERGQFFSIWVRIITQIVHEKMKILAVLSPLYMIRSHLPVPAKVQMETPSLKMLSSTIVNGRGERQQLYCPGTFEHFHQLTFQLESGICASNPYVPLSYSSVDQRKFFRRPEIEDIDNILKELESQKDETGWPFQADDIAEWIPAEQPQTHVQVKYQDAGLVSSTLLLELQPWCFILNSLGCYISLVSEDTELCQVPHYGIVTPPKLEGTFHLGVGIGDTYYTSQALQLARPDWSQSFYMPRIGGLIPVEGNIKTIVDCGSSVTIVSITSSMHEDMRLVRVTSSHVIGNLTNQELCIATLAVDESSKDLKLPHDLTPYSQNIRPSEDQHQATPIVQWHMLYENSNIESLVLYISLSLGHKWSCPIKIDQTMSRKCVAIPNGSTTMSVVLTIQEDKGTSYIMVQVDNHPQLLLENMCPYKLLLGQANENADGIVSDTPHFAWICEVETGAACHYSLPCIGNRLPDTSVPTTCNILLLSALPNNDEAIQRKELQWSRGISLSALTNIPMDHYVRLPSYGDVKLIMHNRCYTTHINVVPISQIEVSARDIRNRLMHKEHKMDEIEIISKNFKTSTEDNKELVNIQYSSSSTSATSFFSAQEDASVTDSSISSQTNLKQLIPQESNNKNHNNYNQLKLINETNATTNREGSATIYFHGITIIILKDINKNGQRTEVASLSMTDLIVTLHAKPTFVNLCICIGDLQLDNQVFDQGGFDFPVVLISQSPLITRGTTFYPSNCLISNMEQIKENSLITADYVCEINGDIIVSKDLHLKFAPISAYIEDTYISHLLDYANSMVPPRFSAPTSTLKKIQPALISTTLYVSDYIMIDAKILSAPLRLQNFRIDPVSILLSVHTSVRLYVALDHSPLYFSTFERKNILTTPYRLGNALTMHYLSGAIFGAGWVVGSLEILGSPGGLAQALGSGLRDFVSLPFQGLLQGPWGFIVGITHGSASLMKHITAGTVNSVTKLASSVARNLDRLTLDEEHLQRQEEARRMRPQGMAQGLYQGLTGFGMSILAAVAGLAHHPLQQVWSGEATTKSLVTGVGLGLVGVVTKPLSGAAELVALTGQGLLQGAGWNPLPLPRQHPVVQYSSGNNNASIRYAWRLLPLLENTRDNILHVANADYVLQQGNNRAVTLVLTRQALLLVNIAEDSVEKILPLKELTSIDHSSESTMLCLYCPPTIPQINRTLSPTEHEMDQEMRARVAEYVRTSSTGLASLSTNSDGQSDILETPTTNSDHILTFYVSPETRNYLVSLFNIAKRQSQGSGFTVL; from the exons ATGTTCAAATTGGAATCCTATATAACACCTATAATTCTTAGCTATGTTGctaaatatgttaaaaattttaaaccaGAACAATCACAG TTATCCTTATGGGGTGGGGATGCATCTTTTCAAAATTTGGATTTACGATTAGAAGTATTAGAGGAACAATTGAATTTACCTTTCAAATTTGTTAGCGGTCATATACATGAATTAATGATCCATGTTCCATGGGTAAAAATTAACTCAGAaccaataatagtaacaattaacACAAtag aatgtattttaaagttaaaagatgaaaaaaatccaggaactaaaataaataattccttgcaaaataaaaaagaaatgtttca AGAACAAGCACCACCTGGATAcattaaaagtattataacaaaaattgtaaacaatataacaattcATTGTAACaatctaatattaaaatatgtagAAGAGGACATTGTGCTGAGTGTAAATGTTAGGTTTTTAAGCGTCCAAACTGTTGATGATAAATGGAATCCTGCATTTACTG atGTTAATACTTACGAAGTTATGCTCAGAAAAATTGTTACTATTCAAGATTTAACATTATGCTTAGATAAAATGGATGCTTCTGGAAAAATAGAAGTGTATCAG gaTCCTGTTTTATATCGATGTTCCTTGGCCATAcgtttaattgtaaattatcaCAGTAATACTGCTAAAAGAGCATCCATTACACGTTTAGATCTTCACTGTCAAAAAATGGAATTCAGTGTGACCGAACAGCAAATACCAATGTTACTTAGATTAGCTTCATTATTAGTGGCTTTGCAAACAAAACAATTTCcaaatgttaaagaaaaatcaacaaATTCTGAGGATAAAGAAGAATTGGGCCAAG atgATATTAGTCAAATAATAGGAACAATTACTGAAGCAGTAAGCTGGGGTGGCTGGGCTTGGGATATAGTTTCAACAGTATTACCTGTTGATTGGATTTCATCTGGTTTTATTGATTGGGAAAACGATTGGTCTAGTCAACAACAAATGGCATATTCTGGACATACTATTCATTTAGGCATTTATATTGACGATACTATTTTAACTTTTAAG GTAGTTGAAAGTGTGAAagaacaactattttataaatCCCGAAAGCTTAGATACAAATCATTTTTGTCATTACGCTTGAATGGAGTTTTAGTGGATGTATTACTTCAAGGTATAGAAAAGACTAGTCTTCAAATTGGTCTGGCTAACATACGTCTTTATCCCAGAGGTAATTGTAGTTGTGGGAACCTTGAAGTTGTTGATGGTGCACAG cCGCCACTATATGTAAAAGCAGGAAAAGTGAATAcagattatttaaaagattctttatttgataaaaatgctttagaaaataaaggaaagaaaagggactATAAACAAGGGactataaaatatcatttaattactGCTTCAG agGAAAAATTAATGGAAAGAAGTCCAGCTTTTGTCATGGATTATGTTCATTATGTTCAACTCCCAGATGACATAACATCTGAAAAGTTAGCAGAGTTTGGTTCAAATTTTGAATATAG TAACTTTcctgaagaaaaaataattagatatattattggaGATGTGACAGTCAGATTGTGTTCAGGGATCTTCCATCGTATAGACACAATAAAGCAAGCTGCTTCAAAATATGATTATACGCCATATATTATACCCAAACCTG ATCCTTCTGCTGAAGAACTTCCTCCCGTTACACTAGAAGAATTTGAAGCTTTAAGAGAACATGTATCAATGATTAGAACTAGATTGATTATTGTAAATGCTTCTTTACAATTTCAATTGGCGGATCATTGTGTTACTGGATTGCCACGGCAGCGCAAAATAGTTGAAAATAGG ATTGTGCCTTTACCACCAGCTTTCACAAATGATCCTATTGTAAGCATTGAATTTGATAAAGCAACTGCATACATGATTGAGCCTTTGTATCCCTTCAGACTTACTGCTTGTGCTTCTAAACAAACTGGATTATTACCAGTTATGTTTGAACAATGTCATCAAAATATTAGAATGCAG gTTGATGGAATAAAGAGTCAATTATATTTGACAACAAATTATCATATATCGTTAATGATGCCATGCTCAGTAAAATGTTCTATTAAAAAACTACTTTATCCACAATACTGGACACATCTAGATTTAATTTGTGAAACGTATACGTTTCATACCGATAGTATTACAGTTATGGGGACTAAACCAAAATTGATGGTTGCCACTTCCATAATAACATCATTGTTTGATTCCATTGAAACAACAAATCCTCTTGtttgttcttctctcttaAATGATGCATGCCAAGAAAAAA ATCCCATATATCTAGAAGTACTattggaaaatataaattataaaagaatgtcAACATTTATAATGAATGTGAATGAATTAAGTGTAAATTCTCTTAAAGTTTTTACACTTAGCGGTATTCAACAAGCATTTATACTCTCAGGTCCAGAATCTGATACTAACag tgAAATGGAAAACAAACCCCTTTTTATGGCTGTAATACAATTTCCTAAAAAGGCTTCAGTACAAACATATCCAACACTTATCTCAGTTCAAGTAGCACCATTAAGAGGTTCCTTGGATCCGCTCTTTTTGAAGTGgttagaatataaagttaCTTATTACGAATTGGCACCATTATGTATAATACGTCAAGACAGCCAATTATCCGCTGAGGGTACATCATCTGATACTAGTACacgaaaaaaaacttttccaaGTTTGCATGAAAGTGTCCATAGTTCTTctgataaagatagaaaaaaatcttctaGAATAAGTGAAAAGCCAAAAACGCTTCAAAATGaggaaattcaaaaaaaaaatgaatccaAAATTGACATAGAACAAAAg AACTTGCAGAAATCAGGAGTATTGGTCAAATTAGCCGAACTCTATTCATGGTGGTCTGGTCTTGTTTTAAGTGGATGTGTTGGTCATATTGTTATCTATATACCATCGACTACGATGAGCGGTATAGGAGCACAtg GTATAGAACAGGCTAAAAACAGAGCATTAGAAGAAGATCAACATCTACAGATATTAAGTTTAAAACTACCAAGTGTTTTGAttcattcaaataatattaattctgaGCAATTATCACCTTATCTCAAAACATTCCCAGTAAAATTGCCTGTATGGATGTGGACATATC ACGCACAAAGTTTTCCTTGGACATTAAATCTTTCtgattttcattgttatactTTACAAGGGGAAAtgcaaaaaaattttattaagaaaatgtcATTAAATGCAACTGTAGCTCTTACTACTAAAACTACAACATCGCAAACAAATTCAAATATTCTTACTGCATTGAGTCTTTTTGTTCACATTGATAATTCAGCTATTATCATTTCCATTTCAGAAGAACAG GTTGTGTTCATGAGCagtataatacaaaaaattcttaatattttgcTGATTACAAGCAATCCCAAAGAAAGTAATTCTGTTGTACCTCATATCATTAACGAGAATGCAGTTGTTTTTCCAACTATACCACAGACCCCTTCTACACCTACACAGATTATATATCCAGAAGACACAACTACAAATTCAACAATATCTACATCAAGAGATGATATTATTACAG agAAAGATAACGTGACTTTGACAGCATGGATTCAATGGACAATAACAAAAGTAGCcattaaattatatgttatGGGACAAGAAATAAAACCTTCTTTGAAATTAGTCATGGAAATGGAAGACATTATTACCTCATTAGACTTACAACCGGTTTATCTAaagttaaaaagtaaaattacaacagttacaatatttcattatacaaG aGCACCATATGCACAAAATTGGGACGTTGGAGAATACGTTGGTATAATTTTGTGTGGCAGAGAAGACAATTTAGAAAAGGGAGATGATTCTGGTTTCTTGAGTTTTACGCTTACACGAGCACAATCGGGTAATGTTCATACTCGTTGGGGTACTTATAAACGCTACAAAAATAACAAG aaAGATGTTATTACAGAAGCATTAATATCTACAAATGCATACATCTctgaaatagatataaaaatacaaatggtTGACATTATTTTACCTCTTAGTATACTTAGCAAATATGTGCAATTGGCAAAAcctcttattaatatagataaaaaagatctaaAAGTAGCAAAGAATGATCAACAAGAAATCATCACATCTATATTAgtaaaaattacaaacatcAATAATGAGTTTTTACCATTGATACATTTAGAATTTAAAGGACTTAGACTTATGATACCGGTATCAACACCTGCTAGATATCAATTACAacatgatttattaattttacag CTCGATGGTATTCGTATTACACCACATGCAGAAAATCCAATTTGTAGAACACCATTGCGTTCAGATATATATCAACATGCTGCACAagcaaatatattaaatataccaGGTTCTGCAGTAGAAGATCGTCAATATGAAATTAATGTGAAgggtatatgtgtatatagtaCTACGTGGAAGAACTACCAAATGAGTATTAATAAG CGTATGTCCCAATCCTATCTTTATACAATGAATGAGAACCCTGCATTAGAATGGAACAAACTTGGAAATGGGAACAGTTTAGAACCacatttttctacttttcctgTACTAGCTAA gttCGATCTTTGCTTAATAATTGCTCCAACGATCAAATTGAAACCTGACACAATAGTTTGTGGAAGTGCTGTGGAAATAAATTGTATGACAGATATTGAAATAACAGTTAATCTAGATCAActtaaattaatttccatCTTATCTAACGAATGTAAGACATTATTATCAGGAGAAGCACAGGAGATCGAAATTACAGATGTCTCTAATGATAAAAGTGACAAAAATTCGCCAATTTTAAAGCAAGTTGCTTGGATAAAAGACACGTCTGAAGAGCAAGAGATAGATGTTACAAAGGATAGTGGTGTAGACTTTGAAATGTCTAGTATAAATTCAACAATTGTt gGAAAACCACCATTCTCAGAAGTATTAATGTTACCTCCATGtgaatttctaattaattgtGGAAAAATCACGTTCATACTTTATGAAACACAAAGGATACATATCAATTCGGAATATGAAGTA gACATAAATGATGCAGATGAAGAAGATAATGGTAATTTAAAGCAAcctttactttatttaatgATCAATCAACCAAATCTTTATCTCTGGCAACAAAATTTATCACAAAAGATGCAA ATTTCTTGTTTTGATATGACAATAGCATTAGGTGCCAAAGATGCACAAGAATTAAGTTCGATACCAACTGAAAaggattttaatatttttatgatacaaACAAAAAGTGGCATACCACATCCAGATACTGGTATTCCACcatcatttgtaataataaaatgtgaaaaatttCCTGGAAAAAACACTCATTTCTTTGTGGACATGGGTCGTCCTACAAAagttcatttttcattatcaagactaaatctaataaatgatataaatagtaag atttcgTCATGTTTtattgatgaaaataatagaaaatcatCCAGGAAAGATGTCGATGATAGGAAAGCTGTCCACGATaaattgtcatttaaaaacaaaagaatccATTTACCAGATTTAAATTTAAGTACAAAACAAATTGTACTTTCGTTAAAGACTAGCTCTGATTCAGAAATAATCCTTAGTTTAGCAACattaaatggaaatatttcgacactTTTAAGACCAgacagaatattttcaaatatatccgtcgattcttttattatatctgcCATTCTTAATGGAAgtataaaagttttattaaaaccATGGTGCTATAATGTAACAATATGTCTTCTCTGGGAGTCTTGGCAAGATGTTGAAGCTGTTCCTCAAATACAAATACAAGCGGACAGTGATAGTATTTATCTGGATATTGGTCCAGAtcaaatacaaattataaagaCTGTAATCGAAGATTGCCAActacttttaaataattttcaaacgtcTAACATAaaggataatagcaatgaAATGCAAGTTGTTTTATCAACTGAACAGCATTATAAGGATGACTTGAAAGCTGGTGCATTCCAGTTCATAGATGGTACAGGAGATGAGTTACCTTTCCCATACCAG gtcatattttttacttatccTCAACAAGCAATGGCTTGGAGATATCCTCAGCCAAGAACTTTAACGAAAATACATGTTTCTCCTGTACCATTTGAA acaTCAGACAATGAAGGATTTTATACTGATAGAGTGTCCTGTGCTTTACAATACTGGAGCGATAGCCACATGGCTTATCAACATTAtgctgatttttatttatcagaaACTGATACTTATCGATTGGATCTTCCCGAAAAAGCACCAGCACGTGTGGTAGCGTGTGTTTGGcgtgtaatattaataatgccTATTAATAATTCAGTTTCAAAAACTCTTGTATCTGCTAGAGCATTGGCAGCCTGCTTACGCATTGATTCTTATTTTAACTCGTCGATAATACCTAATTTACAAGCAGCTTTAAACATTGGCATTATTCACGTGTCATTATACAATCATATAGAATCATCTACTTATGATTCTTTACTTCATCCATTACATAACTTTACAGTGAAGGGCACTATTccagaaatgcaatgtttcaTGTCAATAGAACATAAAGGTGCCATACTTGTTTTtaatagatggatggatggcgCAAcgcttatcgatattaatggtGTAATCAGTATTCATATATTGGATTATGGTTATTTAATTATGCAAGAAGTATTGGATCCATTAGatggaaaatttcaaatttctctGTCAGATAAaactgatattatcgtaatgtgTAAGCCTTTTTCATTAAAACTGAGTCCAACAATAACTCACACTCTTTCTGTATCTTCTTATTTATGGTCCGCATCGTTAAATACAAAGGATAAAGGCGTCATTATATTAACGAGATATGTTATAGCTAATGATTGCAATATTCCAATTCGTTTTGGACAAAGCGGTACAGatgataatgtattattagaaACCAgagaatgtaatttttattcatggAGACATATTGGCAATAATATGATACGAATATCGATAGAAGCAAATGCTTGGATGTGGAGTCGACCATTTTCAGTAAATAAAGATGGAATTTATTTGGTAGAATTTACTAATGCATTGGTCGATATGactatatttgtaaatattacatCATTATCGGCTACGCAAAAACTTGTAACATTTAGCGGACAGCTCATAATTTCAAATCAATTAATGGACaattttgaaatgaaattagtTAAATACGAAGCTGAAACTAGTACTAAAGTGACTGTATCAAAAAATGCGTATATGTTGTTTGGAAAGAGTCAACCATCGACTATTGTCAttgagaataacaaaaaaatggcAATGCGCTTACGTTTCACGAATATACCAAATTTATCATGGACAGGAGATATACCTCTTCAACCCAATGCTAAATTGAGCCAACCGTGGCTCGTGAAAGTGCCTTTACAAGAACGCGGTCAATTCTTTAGTATTTGGGTACGGATAATAACACAAATCGttcatgaaaaaatgaaaatacttGCTGTATTGAGTCCACTTTATATGATACGATCGCATTTACCAGTACCAGCAAAAGTACAAATGGAAACACCATcgttaaaaatgttatcaagcACGATAGTAAACGGACGTGGCGAACGCCAACAATTGTATTGCCCTGGTACATTTGAGCATTTCCATCAATTAACATTCCAATTAGAATCTGGAATTTGTGCGTCTAATCCGTATGTGCCATTGTCATACAGTTCAGTGgatcaaagaaaattttttagaagACCCGAAATAGaagatatagataatattctGAAAGAATTAGAAAGTCAAAAGGATGAGACAGGATGGCCTTTTCAAGCGGATGATATAGCAGAATGGATACCCGCGGAACAACCACAAACTCATGTTCAAGTTAAATATCAAGATGCTGGATTAGTATCGAGTACTCTTTTATTGGAATTACAACCATGGTGCttcatattaaattctttagGATGTTATATTTCTCTTGTATCTGAAGATACCGAACTTTGTCAAGTTCCTCATTATGGAATCGTGACACCACCAAAATTAGAAGGCACTTTCCATTTAGGAGTTGGTATCGGTGATACGTATTATACTTCACAAGCTCTTCAATTAGCTAGACCTGATTGGAGTCAAAGTTTTTATATGCCTCGTATCGGAGGACTCATTCCCGTCGAGGGCAACATCAAAACTATTGTTGATTGTGGATCTAGTGTGACTATAGTCAGTATTACTTCTAGCATGCACGAAGATATGCGTTTAGTGAGAGTAACGAGTAGTCACGTTATCGGTAATTTGACAAATCAGGAATTATGTATCGCTACACTTGCAGTTGATGAATCATCAAAAGACTTAAAGTTACCGCACGACCTTACTCCTTACAGTCAAAATATTCGACCATCTGAAGATCAACATCAAGCTACACCTATTGTTCAATGGCACATGTTGTATGAAAATAGTAACATCGAATCccttgtattatatatttcactgAGTTTAGGGCACAAATGGTCTTGTCCAATTAAAATTGATCAGACCATGAGTCGTAAGTGTGTTGCTATTCCAAATGGCTCTACTACCATGTCAGTAGTATTAACGATTCAAGAAGACAAAGGTACATCGTATATTATGGTTCAAGTTGATAATCATCCTCAGTTATTGCTAGAGAATATGTGTCCTTATAAACTCTTATTGGGACAAGCCAATGAAAATGCAGATGGAATTGTATCAGATACACCACATTTTGCATGGATCTGTGAAGTGGAAACTGGTGCTGCATGTCATTATTCTCTTCCATGCATTGGTAACAGATTACCTGATACTTCTGTACCAACTACATGTaatatactgttattatctgCATTACCTAATAACGATGAAGCAATACAACGAAAGGAATTGCAATGGTCACGCGGCATTAGTCTCTCTGCATTAACAAATATTCCTATGGATCATTACGTTCGATTACCTTCTTATGGGGACGTTAAATTGATAATGCACAATCGTTGCTATACCACACATATTAATGTCGTTCCTATCTCACAAATAGAGGTATCTGCTAGGGATATTAGAAATCGATTAATGCATAAAGAACATAAAATGgatgaaattgaaataatttcaaagaatttcAAAACTTCAAcagaagataataaagaattagttaatatacaatattctaGTAGTTCAACATCAGCAACTAGTTTTTTCTCAGCACAAGAAGATGCTTCTGTAACAGATTCCTCTATTTCATCGCAAACCAACTTAAAACAATTAATTCCtcaagaaagtaataataagaatcataataattataatcaattgaaattaataaatgaaactaATGCAACAACCAACAGGGAAGGTTCTGCaactatatattttcatggaattactattattatattaaaagatattaataagaatggtCAAAGAACTGAAGTTGCAAGTTTGTCCATGACAGATTTAATCGTAACATTACACGCGAAACCTACCTTTGTGAAcctttgtatatgtataggaGATTTACAATTAGATAATCAAGTATTTGATCAAGGAGGTTTTGATTTTCCTGTGGTATTAATCAGTCAGAGTCCACTTATAACTAGAGGAACGACGTTTTATCCATCTAACTGTTTAATAAGTAATATGGaacaaattaaagaaaattctttgatAACTGCTGATTATGTTTGCGAAATAAATGGTGATATAATag tgtCAAAGGACTTACATTTGAAATTTGCACCTATTAGTGCTTATATCGAAGATACGTACATAAGTCATTTATTAGATTATGCAAATTCTATGGTACCGCCACGGTTTAGTGCGCCAACAAGCacattaaagaaaattcaacCAGCATTGATATCAACAACTCTTTATGTATCAGATTATATTATGATCGATGCTAAAATATTGAGTGCACCATTAAGATTGCAAAATTTTAGAATAGATCCAGTATCGATTTTACTCAGTGTACATACCTCCGTACGTTTATACGTGGCATTGGATCATTCACCGTTATATTTTAGCActtttgaaaggaaaaatattttaactacACCCTATAGGCTAGGGAATGCACTTACTATGCATTATTTATCTGGTGCTATATTTGGTGCAG GTTGGGTGGTTGGATCCTTAGAAATACTTGGATCCCCAGGAGGCTTAGCACAAGCACTTGGTTCAGGTCTTAGAGacttcgtttctcttccatTTCAAGGTTTATTGCAAGGACCTTGGGGTTTTATCGTTGGCATAACACATGGATCTGCTAGTTTAATGAAGCATATCACAGCag GTACTGTTAATTCTGTGACAAAATTAGCATCTAGCGTTGCTCGAAATTTAGATAGATTAACGTTAGATGAAGAACATCTTCAACGTCAAGAAGAAGCCAGAAGAATGCGTCCACAGGGTATGGCTCAAGGACTTTATCAAGGATTAACTGGATTTGGTATGAGTATTCTTG CTGCTGTTGCTGGATTGGCACATCATCCTTTACAACAGGTATGGTCAGGTGAAGCAACAACTAAAAGTTTAGTTACAGGTGTTGGACTTGGATTAGTTGGTGTAGTAACAAAACCTCTTAGTGGAGCTGCAGAATTAGTTGCTCTTACCGGACAAGGTTTATTACAGGGTGCAGGATGGAATCCTTTACCTCTG CCTCGACAACATCCAGTGGTTCAGTATAGCAGTGGTAATAATAACGCATCTATTCGATATGCATGGCGTTTACTACCCCTGTTAGAAAACACTCGTGATAATATTCTGCATGTAGCGAATGCAGATTATGTTTTACAACAAGGAAATAATCGTGCTGTAACTTTAGTTCTCACGCGGCAAGCATTATTACTTGTTAATATAGCTGAAGATAGCGTGGAAAAGATATTGCCTTTAAAAGAATTAACCAGTATTGATCATTCTTCAGAATCAACAATGCTTTGTTTATATTGTCCACCGACAATACCACAAATTAATAGAACTTTATCGCCCACTGAACATGAG ATGGATCAAGAAATGAGAGCAAGGGTTGCAGAATACGTACGTACAAGCAGCACTGGCTTAGCTAGTTTATCTACAAATAGTGACGGACAATCTGACATTTTAGAAACACCAACAACAAACTCTGATCATATACTTACTTTTTATGTCAGCCCCGAAACACGTAATTATTTAGTATCACTTTTTAATATTGCTAAACGACAAAGTCAAGGTAGTGGATTTACTGTGttataa